The Nitrospirota bacterium genome contains a region encoding:
- a CDS encoding GNAT family protein, which translates to MPKRIETARLILQPTGEGESPTSGRNFAMRPGLPNQWRVVPKDTEQVIGLIGFIRWEREKGVAEIGFGIVQAMWGQGYMTEACRAVVDFGFEDMGLTRVEARCQVSNPASARVLEKIGMRRAGTVRGRVHSKAPEEDFWLYAVERGGTDAPDR; encoded by the coding sequence ATGCCGAAGCGGATTGAGACCGCTCGGCTCATCCTGCAGCCCACCGGCGAGGGCGAGAGTCCCACTTCAGGCAGGAATTTCGCCATGCGCCCTGGCCTTCCCAATCAGTGGCGAGTTGTCCCCAAGGATACTGAGCAGGTCATCGGTCTGATCGGCTTCATTCGCTGGGAGCGGGAGAAGGGGGTTGCGGAGATTGGCTTCGGCATTGTACAAGCCATGTGGGGGCAGGGGTATATGACCGAAGCGTGCCGGGCGGTGGTGGACTTTGGATTCGAAGACATGGGGTTGACCCGAGTGGAGGCGCGTTGCCAGGTCAGCAATCCTGCGTCGGCGCGGGTGTTGGAGAAGATCGGGATGCGGCGCGCGGGCACGGTGCGCGGCCGCGTACACTCCAAGGCGCCGGAAGAAGACTTTTGGCTGTACGCCGTTGAGCGGGGAGGGACTGATGCGCCCGATCGCTGA